The nucleotide sequence CTGGGTGTTTTCCCAAAGGCCGGGTGCCGAATTTTAAGACCCTTAATCGTTCAGTTGCAGAGCTCGGAGGACGGTTGGATATCTTAAAGCAATAGTTCTTAGCTTTTGGAGTGTTCGTTAAAACACATATTCTTGGTCTTATTCCTAGGGGTAGAATCATTAGGAGCAAAGAAAGACCCAGGAGCCTACATTTTAAGATGCATCCGGGGCACTTTCAAGCAGGTAGTCTAAGGGTCAACGCTGTAGTCTGAGCACGGAATCCTTatgttacagatggggaaatggacCCAGAAATATATCACTTGCCTAGAATTCGCTACAAATCATTGGCAGAGATGGGCTGGTAGCCCCAGTTGGTTTACACTCGTCATTTCATTCTGACCTATCGTAGTCACCTCACCTTAGCATTACAGAAACACTGTCTGCTGACTTCTGGTTGACCACCCATCTAGTATAATGTGCCCTGGAGCTAAGATAATCCAGTTTTTAGCATGCTTTTCTTTTGAAGACACCATCGAGGGAGTCTAATGTAAGGGAAACCTGGTTGGTAACTGAGTTTACTTGTTTACTTTGAAAGACTAAATGTCCTTTACGCATTATAGTAGGACATATAGAATAGGTTaacttagaatatttttatatctcaTGTTGAAGGAAAGTAATATTTGGTATGATGAGCTGAAATTCATATAGTTGGCTTCTTTTAATACCTTTTAGCTTTGTAATGCAGTATAACCTTGAAGAGCTATTCATGTCTTCTTTGGATGACGCTATTCCTTTGCCCAAAAGTTATGtagattcttttaaattttcccaCTGGATGCTGGTATAAATCTTAAGCCAAAACTACATTTGTAAAAACCATCACAAACTCTGTAATCACGTCCAGTTATTAACAGCCATTCTGTGTTACACATAATTTTTGCAGTCATCTGTTTTGATTGGTCAAACTGGGACTTAAACCTAGTTTGTTCCTCCATCTTCAGCTGTGTTCTCTGGGATGGGTTTCTTGCATTACAGTGGATGGTTGGGCAAAGAATTCATCGCTGAAAATTAAAAAGGTCGCTTTATTTCCTGTTCTACTAAAAAATAGTTTGTTCCTTGACTCTGACTCTCATATGTCCTTCTCTTAATTGGTTAGTAGGTTGTTTTACTtatgtttttttggttggttttgccttttttttaaactagCATTTCAGATCTGCTCGGTAGACCTGGTGCACCACCACCATGTTGGCTGCAAGGCTGGTGTGTCTCCGGACACTACCTTCTAGGGTTTTCCACCCAGCTTTCACCAAGGCCTCCCCTGTTGTGAAGAATTCCATCACGAAGAATCAATGGCTGTTAACACCTAGCAGGGTAAAGATAATCTGAATGTTATTATATTGCTGCTTTTTCCATTTGTGCGCTTTCTTTTTGGCAGAGTATGGCTGCTCTGCCTTTAGTGTGTTATACGTCAGTTAGCCCTGATAATATCCCCAATCAGCTCTTTCTCCCCATTAGTTTTTGTATCATTCTGGTCCCTCCTTATCCcatatgaaatagaaaatgagtTTCTGTAACTCTGTCTTGGCTTACAGCTTCTGGAGTTTCTCATTTAGAAAATTTAGAGTACATTGTGAGGGATTGAGAGTTACATAGCGTAACGGAGATCTTGCAGTACATAGTCAGAAGTTTAAGAACCCAGGGATATTACCAGTTGGCCAATAGCTTATTAATAAATTACTAAATATATTATCTCTTATTTAGAGATTGATAATATCTGTCAGGTTAGAAAGAAACCCATCTTTATAATAGATTTATCTTCTGGCATTCAGATCATAAGGTTTGAAGTGTGAGGTAATGAGGACAATATACAGAAGCTAGGagacattttctcttttaaattaacTGTTCCACTGTTGAAAAAGAGCCACAATGGAAGTAGTAGTCTTCCCTCTTCTTGGCTTCATGTTAAGGAAAGATGCTGTTCTTGAGTCCATATCCCAGATGACAAAATATAGCTAATAATGCTTGTAGAATGCATATCTTAAAAATGCTAATAGATTCTCACCTTGGTATTTGGTTAGgatttaaaatataacaattctAGGTATGTAAATCTGTAGTTTGTGAAAGAAACAATTTTTCTGAAATTGAAActaagaataatataatgaattaCTAACTTCCAAAGGTGGAGCACAGGTAAggtctacatttatttatttatttttacatttagtttTTTAAGTTGGCTAATAAATTTCCATAGTGAAGTTAGGTATATAGAAAGTACCAAGTTTCTTTAACTAGAGTTTTCTAGTGTAAAGGgatcttgcattttattttattaatgttctgTTTTCATGTGGGTGGTACGTGTCTTTGTTTGCCATGTGTGTCAGGAATATGCCACCAAAACAAGAATTGGGATCCGGCGTGGGAGAACTGGCCAAGAACTCAAAGAGGCAGCATTGGAACCAtcgatggaaaaaatatttaaaagtaggtGGCTATCTTTAGTTTTTAACCTAGAACCTATGGATATGTTTTAAGAGGTCCATGAACAACTtcctaaaaatatatgtgtatttgtgcaTTTTCTGGGAAGACCACATTATTATTCTGAGATCTGACGACCCAGAAAAGATTGGTACTTTGCACTGGATTCAGTGGTTATCAATCATATTTCTTCCGGTGgaaattttactttccttttttttaaaggattattaATATGCCATGGTCCAAAAGGTATACTCTGTTGAGAAAGTTCATTTTAAGTGTGTAGAATCCTCATTCAAGCATATAATATTTGTGTATGTTTCAGATTAAGAATAAATCACCAACACATAGATGTTAATAAAAGCCTAGCTGTCCAAGAAGAATCCTTTAACTCACTGCTCACATAGGGCCTCAGGAGGGCAGTACTTTAATATATTGCCAGTTTGGTTCAGTTTGGATATCAACTTTGCAAGTTCAGAAACTAGATTGTTAATCATCCTAAAGCTATTCAAAGAATACCACTGCTCCTTAATAATCTTGCAAAATGTCTTTACAGTGGGAGACAGCCCTAATCAGTATCCTTCAGgtcatttctttctgatttgaCCCTAGAGACCAAATCATGCAAATTATGTAGTGACAGCCTAGTAATATTCTTAGTAAACGAATTAGACTAAAAGAATAAGATGCCCTTTATGAATACCTCTATTGAGTTAGAGTTGATTAGTTGCCTCTCAGTACCCTAAAACGGGAGCCTCCTCTCACTTGATTCTGCTGCATAAACactgattatattttctttctcttttttcttgatttccACGTAAAGCATCATTTGTGTTAATACCATGCAGTATGGTATGACTGTTAacatttccttctcattttttacTTTCCATGAATGTCATGTGAATATACTTCAACCTCTTCTTAGTTAAATAATATGTATCACAGAAGTAGCTCCACGTCTACAGGTATACTGCTCCCTCAAATATTGTTGGAGGGAGGTTGAAGATTCACCAAGCCTGATCCTTTCTTTTTTGTACTGATTTTTACACCTTCGTTTCAGGAGTGTTTGTTTCTACTGGTTACCTAACATTGAGGCAATTTCTGTACCCCATATGCACTGATTATGGCTTCTATTAAATATGGTACATGATTTGATtcccttcataaatattttaaaggctttGTCCAGACGTGCCAGTACTAACCTGCATTTCCTTCTGTGTTCTGCAGTTGATCAGATGGGAAGATGGTTTGTTGCTGGAGGGGCTGCTGTTGGTCTTGGAGCATTGTGCTACTATGGCTTGGGACTGTCTAATGAGATTGGAGCTATTGAAAAGGCTGTGTAAGTAAATTGTTTTAAGTAAACTGTTCCTAAACAACTCCAGccttaaaacaaaaattccaatTTTCTTCTCATTCCTATCTTTAGTCACTTTGGAATGTTTTGTGTCTAAtctttgtgtatatacacaaatagagaatctctttttgcttctttgacatttatttattcaaatctaaataaaaatcttttagcAAGGTTATATGTgtttaagcaaagagaaaatatgaaatatgttttttgtttgtttgtttgtttttttggagagagagtcttgctctatctcccaggctggggtgcagtgccgcgatcttggctcactgcaacctccgcctcctgggttcaggcaattctcctgcctcaggctcctgagtaggtgggattacaggcacatgccaccatgcccggctattttttgtatttttagtagagacggggtttcaccatgttggccagactggtctcgatctcctgacctcaggtgatccacccacctcagcctcccagagtgctgggattacaggcatgagccaccgcacccagccaaaaatatgttgttttttaTATGTGCTTGTATgttttatctcatttagtccttacAGTAACTCCCAAGTATGCATAATTATCATAATTATTTCCATGATAAATGAAGTGAATAAGATTTAAAGTGTAAAATGATTTATCCCGAGGTCGCCCAGCTAGTGTGTGACTCAACCAGAAATCAAATCTGTAATTTCATAAATTAATCATGTCATGTTTCTTACAGAATTTGGCCTCAGTATGTCAAGGATAGAATTCATTCTACCTATATGTACTTAGCAGGGAGTATTGGTTTAACAGCTTTGTCTGCTATAGCAATCAGCAGAACGCCTGTTCTCATGAACTTCATGATGAGAGGCTCTTGGGTGGTAAGtcagctgtttttgttttcctttttcatctaAAGATCAAAAGGTTAGATAAAATATATTGGAGGGAAGGGTTATTAAATGGAAAGCATACTGTATTGAACAAGTTTTTGTTCAAATAATGTATGaattacaggttgagcatccctaatttaAAATccagaaatgctccaaaatccaaaacatttgtAGTgtcaacatgatgctcaaagaaaATTGTAGCATTTCACATGTTGGGTTTTTGAATTAGGGATCCTGAACCCTAACAACAATGAAGTGTAATGATAAATAGTCCGAAATCTGAagtctgaaacacttctggtcccagacATTTCTGATGAGGGTTACTCAACCTGTATTAGTGCAGCTGAGATAAAAGTAGGAAGTTCATTCTAGGTAGGTCAGCTATTATTCTTTATTAAACATGTATTCGAATAATACCAGAGGAGTTAGAAATCAAACTTACAGGGACAACATTTTTGTCTAGCAGCAGAGATCAGACAGCCTCTAATTTGTAGCagtttactaaaaaaataaagcaaatgcaaAATCATCTTAGAAGTCAGAGGGAAATGCCTATGCACTTAAGAGCAGAATAGTGCTGCTACTATTATTCCTAAGATTCTTGACCTTATAGAAGATTTTATATTTAATCGGTTTCTCTGGAGCCCTTGTTATTTTGCTAGATAAGAGATTTTGAATATGTGTGCCCTATTCTCCTGCTATTTGGTAGAAGAGATGAACTGGAATAAGTGGCACAGATACGCAATAAGAAAGTGCAAAGTCAGTTGAGAGTTTCTGTCTTGGACTGTTAGGCAAGTTCTATGAAGGAGACATTTATTTCATCAGGGTTGTTGAAGGCTAACATGTCTCATTTATTTTAGAAGTAGAcaagagggccaggtgcagtggctcacacctgtaatctcagcgttttaggaggctgaggcaggaagattgcttgagcccaggaatttgagaccaacctgggcaacatagtgagacactgtctgtaatttttaaagaaatagaaaattttaaaaattaaaaaaaattttttttaagtagacaaGGGCGGTCCAATTTTACCAAACAGTTTAAGGGAAGAGGAGGTAGGAAAACCTAATTTCAGAGGTGACTTACAATCCCATTAGAGGGAAATTCAAGTGTTTGAGGTCTGGAGGGTAAAGAAGACGTGGTTAGAAAGGATACAGTTGTCAAGCTGAGGAGAGAACCTAAGCAGTCGGAGGCCATTGGAGATACTGGAACAACAAAAGCGTGATTTATATTTGAGTTTTTAGAACCAATGTGGAAGAGACATGGAGCAGGTGTACCAGCTGTGCCTTTGTAAGATCTGAAATGAGGGATGATAAGAACCTGAACTAGAGCAGAGTGTGATACTGGAGGGGAAGGAGAGTTCATGTAACACTGATTCCTCACATAGGGACGAAAACCATATTATTTTCACTGTGTTGTACTTTACTAAAGGATAACCATTTACAGTAGCAGCCATTtggatatttatatattcttaggATCATGCTTTTTCACATAGACATCATGAATCTCCCAGCCCAGAGGTTCACAAAGGCACAGAATGTTTCACTGGGGATGTCAGTTTTAATCAgatgcaaataatttaaaacaatacttttgtaataaacatgacaatatttaCCTAAAATTTTAGGCCCTAAAATGAGGCTTCAAAGAAGTTTTGTGTTTGGGCCATATCCTCAGTCCCTTCTGGGCAAAAGATTACCCTCTTCCACTGTTAGTAATATAGAAAATAGGAAAGCCAAAGACAAGTGCTACAGAGATGAAGATGTAACCTTTTGGGTGTGACagacatatatacaaacacacacatagacacacagataATGTCAAAGTTTGTCCCAAGTGCTTCTGAGGAGAGGTATCTGATCTTGCTCTTGGGCAGCCAGGGTACCtactagaaaaagcttttgagatGAGACAGTACCAGAGTAAGTCGACCAGATATGGAAGGAGATATTCTTAGGCATGATGGATTGAATTAAGGAGGCCTGAAATTTTGGGGCATGTTGGCAGCTGTGCCAGTTCGGTATAGTTGGAATGCAGAGTTTGGAGTGAGACTGGATCATAGAagatcttaaaaaaatttaattgctgCTGTCCACAGAGGATGTGTGAAATAGTTTGTAGTAATTATTTCTCGTTAGAAAATGGTGGAGTGGAGCTCgatatgcttttcttttctttttaatgttttttaaaaatagagactagATCTCTATGTTTGCCTAGGCTTGGcttgaattcccaggctcaagtggtcctttcacctcagccacccaagtaactgACATTACAGGTCcataccactgcacccagctcagtaTGCTTTTTCATGTTAAGGTTTTCCCATTCTTGGCAAAACCAGCTATTTGGTTTACCTGTACTTTATATTAGAGGTTGAATATTTTGATGTTCATAGGTGAGACAGATAATACAGATGAGTGAGGAGGCCTAGTGTGTCACACAGGAGATTGTTGACATCTAGAGGTTACTGACATCTAGAGTAACCTTTTCAACTAAAACCATTCAccatgttctttttgtttgtttgtttttttaaacatagttTGCCAAACAAAACATCTGTGGCCTGATTCCAAGGGCTACAAGTTTGCAATCTCTGATTGAAATTTCTTGGAGATTAGCACCGTCTTATTTCCATTACATGTTAATACATTCTTCTTGTCATACACAAGCAATATTTAATTATAACACTGGAAATCTAAGATaggcaaagaaaaggaatgaggaCCAAATTAGCCATAAACCTGGAAGGGTAGAAGTGTAGaatcttatttctcatttttcttttccatgtgctgtgataatctactttctatttttcaagtcttcatttagcaaatatgGAGTTCAAAGTGatgtgctatatatatttttttaaaaaattactaatttgTAAGCATCactgattttaaagaaaatgctatttgtgctatacaaaaatatattttttaattaagagttAATTATCTTGGGATCCCTAAAGGGTTTTTGTTTCACCTCTGTCCAACAAGAGTAAAATTGTTAAAAGATGTGTTGCCAGTTCAAGCTTAAGACATGCATTTGAAGCTGTCTGCAAAACCTCATATATGGCAGTAGGGGGCACTCGTGCTAACTTAGCCAAAACTCTGAAATAAACCCAGAGCTTTTAATGTGccagaaaaattaaagtttttattttttattttttatttttttattttgagatggagtctcgctctgtcgcccaggctagagtgcagtggcacgatcttgcctcattgcaacctccaccccccgggttcaagtgattttcccacctcactcagcctcccaagtagctgggactacaggcgcgcaccactgcgcctggctaatttttgtatttgtagtagagacagggtttcaccagttagccaggctggtctcaaacttctgacctcaggtgatccacctgccccagcctcccaaagtgctgggattgcaggcgtgagccaccacgcctggccttaagctttgatttattatctttaatatttttacaacTAGTTTATTAGAAGTAACTAATTGTACTTCAAACCTGTGGGTTTCTGCTTTGTTTTCATATAAAGCTCAGTTTTTCTTAATAGTACTTGTCTTTCAGACAATTGGTGTGACCTTTGCAgccatggttggagctggaaTGCTGGTACGATCAATACCATATGACCAGAGCCCAGGCCCAAAACATCTTGCTTGGTTGCTACATTCTGGTATGTTCTGTTTTAAATTGTTACGAGACAACCTTGACTACCACCTTTTTTGGGTGGCTCTTCACAGTTGTAAATGACCTACATGGAATTTAAACCTCATGTTTAGAAAACACCATTTTCTTCAGTCATTACTGGCTGCATTATTGCCAGACCTTTGCTTTGAAAAGTTGATTTTGCTAAGACCATGGACATCTTCAATACGAAACTTGTATCTTCTGACAGTCTAGTATATGCAGAGATttacttttgtgtattttgttcaATACCAGGAGGGTTTTATATCTAGTATGCGTC is from Pan paniscus chromosome 8, NHGRI_mPanPan1-v2.0_pri, whole genome shotgun sequence and encodes:
- the GHITM gene encoding growth hormone-inducible transmembrane protein, which encodes MLAARLVCLRTLPSRVFHPAFTKASPVVKNSITKNQWLLTPSREYATKTRIGIRRGRTGQELKEAALEPSMEKIFKIDQMGRWFVAGGAAVGLGALCYYGLGLSNEIGAIEKAVIWPQYVKDRIHSTYMYLAGSIGLTALSAIAISRTPVLMNFMMRGSWVTIGVTFAAMVGAGMLVRSIPYDQSPGPKHLAWLLHSGVMGAVVAPLTILGGPLLIRAAWYTAGIVGGLSTVAMCAPSEKFLNMGAPLGVGLGLVFVSSLGSMFLPPTTVAGATLYSVAMYGGLVLFSMFLLYDTQKVIKRAEVSPMYGVQKYDPINSMLSIYMDTLNIFMRVATMLATGGNRKK